The Pseudomonas sp. TH06 genome has a window encoding:
- the sohB gene encoding protease SohB, with product MEFFTEYASFLAKTVTLVIAILVVLASFAALRSKGRRKSAGQLQVSKLNDFYKGLRERLEQTLLDKDQLKALRKVEAKSEKTEKKQKKKPEAKPRVFVLDFDGDIKASATESLRHEITALLTLATPKDEVVLRLESGGGMVHSYGLASSQLARIREAGVPLTVCIDKVAASGGYMMACIGEKIISAPFAILGSIGVVAQLPNVNRLLKKHDIDFEVLTAGEYKRTLTVFGENTEKGREKFQEDLDITHQLFKNFVARYRPQLAIDEVATGEVWLGVAALDKQLVDELKTSDEYLAQKAKQAEVYHLHYAERKSLQERIGMAASGSVDRVLLSWWSRLTQQRFW from the coding sequence GTGGAGTTTTTCACCGAATACGCCAGTTTCCTGGCCAAGACCGTCACCCTGGTAATCGCCATCCTGGTGGTGCTCGCCAGTTTTGCCGCGTTGCGCAGCAAGGGCCGGCGCAAATCGGCGGGGCAGTTGCAGGTCAGCAAGCTCAATGATTTCTATAAAGGCCTGCGTGAACGTCTGGAGCAGACGTTGCTCGACAAGGATCAGCTCAAGGCGCTGCGCAAGGTCGAGGCCAAGTCCGAGAAAACCGAGAAGAAGCAGAAGAAAAAGCCCGAGGCTAAACCTCGTGTGTTCGTGCTGGATTTCGATGGCGATATCAAGGCCTCGGCCACCGAGAGCCTGCGCCACGAAATCACCGCGTTGCTGACCCTCGCCACACCCAAGGATGAAGTCGTCCTGCGTCTGGAAAGTGGCGGCGGCATGGTGCACAGCTACGGTCTGGCGTCGTCGCAACTGGCGCGTATCCGCGAAGCCGGCGTGCCGCTGACGGTGTGCATCGACAAGGTCGCGGCGAGCGGCGGCTACATGATGGCGTGCATCGGCGAGAAGATCATCAGTGCGCCATTCGCGATTCTGGGCTCGATCGGTGTGGTTGCGCAGCTGCCTAACGTCAATCGTTTGCTGAAGAAGCACGATATTGATTTTGAAGTGCTGACCGCCGGTGAGTACAAACGCACCCTGACCGTGTTCGGCGAAAACACCGAAAAGGGCCGTGAGAAGTTCCAGGAAGACCTCGATATCACTCACCAACTGTTCAAGAACTTCGTTGCCCGCTACCGCCCGCAATTGGCCATCGACGAAGTGGCGACGGGTGAAGTCTGGCTCGGTGTTGCGGCGCTGGACAAACAACTGGTCGATGAACTCAAGACCAGCGATGAATATCTCGCACAGAAAGCCAAACAGGCCGAGGTCTATCACTTGCATTACGCCGAGCGCAAAAGCCTGCAAGAGCGCATCGGCATGGCGGCCAGCGGTTCGGTGGATCGCGTGCTGTTGAGCTGGTGGAGTCGTTTGACCCAGCAACGTTTCTGGTAA